In Rhodococcus sp. OK302, one genomic interval encodes:
- a CDS encoding ABC-F family ATP-binding cassette domain-containing protein → MPESALLAHDLVRTLGTRRVLDGVSLTAAPGNRIGLIGENGVGKSTLLRLLAGTDEPDAGSVERPHDLGFLQQEMSFDNHSTIADVLDDALLDARETIVELDRLAQELAQESEDSDVLDAYAERLDYAQRHEVWDADRRAEIVLTGLGLANAPRERTLVSLSGGQRSRLALAALMVRRPSALLLDEPTNHLDDEAAEFLAEQLRSLPGVVVVASHDRAFLDAVCTDLIDLDPAVDGPTRYGGNYTAYLAQKVAERARWQRRFSDEQEELEALRYAAGVSAHEVAPNRLKQDNEKMGYGHAGGRVQNQIARRVRNATRRFDKLERDQVAEPPQPLRFNPGALTTPLPGEFLLTLREVRVPGRLSIAHLDVATTDRLLVTGLNGAGKSTLLAVLAGTLESAGTVRRPGLTTGLLAQDTTFDRADHTAQEIYDLALGTEIAESIPLNSLGLLPLWDLNKVVVELSVGQRRRLALALLVARPPELLLLDEPTNHLSPRLCDELEDALGTGPGAIVVASHDRWLRSRWQGREVRLDRASEAR, encoded by the coding sequence GTGCCTGAATCAGCTTTGCTCGCCCACGATCTGGTCCGCACGCTCGGAACGCGACGAGTGCTCGACGGAGTTTCGCTCACGGCAGCTCCGGGCAATCGGATCGGACTGATCGGCGAAAACGGTGTCGGGAAGTCGACACTGTTGAGGTTGCTCGCCGGTACGGACGAACCCGACGCGGGCAGTGTCGAGCGTCCCCACGATCTTGGATTCCTGCAGCAGGAAATGTCGTTCGACAACCATTCGACGATCGCGGACGTGCTGGACGACGCACTCCTCGACGCGCGAGAGACAATCGTCGAACTCGACAGGCTTGCACAGGAACTCGCTCAGGAATCCGAAGATTCCGATGTGCTCGACGCCTACGCGGAACGCCTCGACTACGCCCAGCGGCACGAAGTCTGGGATGCGGACCGGCGTGCAGAGATCGTCCTGACCGGGCTCGGTCTCGCGAACGCGCCGCGCGAGCGCACCCTCGTATCGTTGTCCGGTGGGCAGCGCAGCCGACTGGCGTTGGCGGCGCTGATGGTTCGGCGGCCGTCGGCGTTGCTGCTTGACGAGCCGACCAACCACCTCGACGACGAGGCGGCGGAGTTTCTGGCCGAACAGTTGCGCAGTCTGCCGGGTGTCGTTGTGGTCGCCAGCCACGACCGTGCCTTTCTCGACGCAGTCTGCACAGACCTGATCGATCTTGATCCAGCGGTGGACGGCCCCACCCGGTACGGCGGTAACTACACCGCCTATCTGGCGCAGAAAGTAGCCGAACGTGCACGTTGGCAACGGCGTTTCAGTGACGAGCAGGAGGAATTGGAGGCGTTGCGCTACGCGGCCGGTGTCAGCGCGCACGAGGTTGCACCGAATCGCTTGAAGCAGGACAACGAAAAGATGGGATACGGCCACGCCGGTGGGCGAGTGCAGAACCAGATTGCGCGTCGGGTTCGCAACGCCACCCGGCGCTTCGACAAGCTGGAACGCGATCAGGTTGCCGAACCTCCCCAGCCGCTGAGGTTCAACCCCGGCGCGCTCACCACACCGTTGCCGGGTGAGTTCCTGCTGACTCTGCGGGAAGTGAGAGTTCCGGGTCGATTGTCGATTGCTCACCTTGACGTTGCAACTACAGATCGACTGCTGGTCACCGGGTTGAACGGCGCCGGCAAGTCCACGTTGCTTGCGGTACTGGCGGGCACGCTGGAATCTGCCGGCACGGTACGGCGGCCGGGATTGACGACGGGCCTACTCGCTCAGGACACTACGTTCGATCGGGCCGACCATACCGCGCAGGAAATTTACGATCTGGCACTCGGCACTGAGATCGCTGAGTCGATTCCGTTGAATTCCCTTGGGCTGCTGCCTCTTTGGGATCTGAACAAGGTGGTTGTCGAGTTGTCGGTAGGCCAACGCCGCCGTCTGGCGTTGGCATTGTTGGTGGCGCGTCCACCGGAGTTGTTGCTTCTGGACGAGCCCACCAACCATCTTTCGCCGCGTCTGTGCGACGAGTTGGAGGATGCTCTGGGTACCGGCCCGGGTGCCATCGTGGTGGCCAGTCACGACCGTTGGCTGCGGTCTCGCTGGCAAGGCCGCGAAGTCAGATTGGACCGTGCGTCGGAGGCCCGGTAG
- a CDS encoding YraN family protein — MAGNMALGARGEDLATEFLIDAGLDIVERNWRCRYGELDVIATEDDRIVFVEVKTRSGLGYGSPAEAVTFAKRRRIRVLALQWLGDSGRSWSKVRFDVVAVLICRNQEPVIEHFVDAF; from the coding sequence ATGGCGGGGAATATGGCGTTGGGGGCTCGGGGCGAGGATTTGGCTACCGAATTCCTGATCGATGCAGGTCTTGACATCGTCGAACGGAATTGGCGATGCCGGTACGGCGAGTTGGATGTCATTGCCACGGAAGATGATCGAATCGTGTTCGTGGAGGTGAAGACCCGCAGCGGGCTGGGATACGGGTCGCCGGCGGAGGCGGTGACGTTTGCGAAGCGTCGTCGGATTCGGGTGTTGGCGCTGCAGTGGCTCGGTGATTCGGGTCGGTCGTGGTCGAAGGTTCGTTTCGATGTGGTGGCTGTCTTGATTTGTCGTAATCAGGAACCGGTGATCGAGCATTTTGTGGACGCGTTCTGA
- a CDS encoding YifB family Mg chelatase-like AAA ATPase produces MALGRAHSVAVSGVDGQIVEIEADIGRGLPAVHLVGLPDTALHESRDRIRAAVTNSNEEWPDSKVILALSPATLPKVGSVYDLALALSVLDAAKKLPRTELRSTVFLGELALDGRLRTVRGVLPAVLAAKRAGWGTVVVPRAAMAEAGLVKGIEVLGADDLSSVISWLRGEIYLPVPEPFERAEEIGVSDLSEVVGQADARWAIEVAAAGAHHLMLTGPPGIGKTMLAQRLPGILPPLTESEALEVTAIHSVAGVLTADHPLIDMPPFIAPHHSSSVSALVGGGSGMARPGAVSRAHRGVLFLDECAEIGVKVLEALRTPLEDGEVRIARRDGVARYPARFQLILAANPCPCAPPRDADCVCAPAARRRYLGKLSGPLLDRVDIRIRMQAVATGALIDEVGESTESVRIRVAAARDAASERWSAYGWRTNAEVPGPALRQKFRLSREALAPVERALRKGVITARGADRAIRVAWTVSDLAGETMPGADQVVTALDFRDRGFQ; encoded by the coding sequence ATGGCGCTGGGACGGGCGCATTCGGTGGCGGTCAGCGGCGTCGACGGTCAGATCGTGGAGATCGAGGCTGATATCGGGCGCGGTCTGCCGGCCGTGCATTTGGTGGGTCTGCCGGACACGGCGTTGCATGAATCGAGGGATCGGATTCGCGCGGCCGTCACCAATTCCAACGAGGAGTGGCCGGACAGCAAAGTGATTCTGGCGTTGTCGCCGGCGACATTGCCGAAAGTCGGCAGCGTCTACGATCTGGCTCTAGCTTTGTCTGTGTTGGATGCGGCAAAGAAGTTGCCGCGCACGGAGTTGCGGTCGACTGTTTTTCTGGGGGAGTTGGCGTTGGATGGCCGGCTGCGGACGGTACGAGGTGTGCTGCCGGCGGTGTTGGCGGCGAAGCGGGCGGGGTGGGGCACGGTGGTTGTTCCGCGTGCGGCAATGGCGGAGGCGGGGTTGGTGAAGGGCATCGAGGTGCTGGGCGCTGATGATCTGTCTTCGGTGATTTCGTGGTTGCGGGGTGAGATTTATCTGCCGGTGCCGGAGCCTTTCGAGCGGGCTGAGGAGATCGGGGTCAGTGATCTCAGTGAGGTTGTGGGGCAGGCGGATGCGCGGTGGGCTATCGAAGTGGCGGCGGCGGGAGCGCATCATCTGATGTTGACGGGTCCGCCGGGGATTGGGAAAACGATGTTGGCGCAGCGTCTTCCGGGGATATTGCCGCCGTTGACCGAGAGTGAGGCGTTGGAGGTGACGGCTATTCATTCGGTGGCGGGGGTGTTGACTGCGGATCATCCGTTGATCGATATGCCGCCGTTTATTGCGCCGCATCACAGTTCGTCGGTGAGTGCGTTGGTGGGGGGTGGTAGTGGGATGGCGCGTCCGGGTGCGGTGAGTCGGGCGCATCGCGGAGTTCTATTCCTCGACGAATGTGCCGAGATCGGCGTCAAAGTGCTCGAGGCTTTGCGAACGCCCTTGGAAGACGGCGAAGTTCGCATTGCCCGCCGGGACGGCGTCGCGAGGTACCCGGCACGATTCCAACTGATCCTGGCCGCAAATCCGTGTCCGTGCGCGCCGCCTCGTGATGCGGACTGCGTGTGCGCGCCAGCAGCGCGGCGTCGCTATCTAGGTAAACTTTCGGGTCCTTTACTGGATCGTGTCGATATCAGAATACGGATGCAGGCGGTCGCTACCGGCGCGCTGATCGACGAGGTAGGGGAGAGCACCGAGAGTGTGCGAATCCGGGTGGCGGCGGCGCGGGACGCGGCGTCGGAGCGCTGGAGTGCCTACGGATGGCGAACAAACGCCGAGGTCCCGGGACCGGCGCTGCGGCAGAAGTTCCGACTTTCCCGCGAGGCCTTGGCGCCCGTCGAGCGTGCCCTCCGTAAGGGCGTGATCACTGCTCGAGGGGCAGATCGGGCGATCAGAGTTGCGTGGACAGTGTCGGATTTGGCCGGCGAAACCATGCCCGGGGCAGATCAGGTCGTGACAGCACTCGATTTCAGGGACAGGGGATTCCAATGA
- the dprA gene encoding DNA-processing protein DprA has protein sequence MTAHDPQQLAWAYLSTVAQGPSVHLSALVEHLGVEETAHAVKTRDLPSSLEEKTRARAHIDTAQRDLDLMAAMGGRLVTPDSPEWPAWRLLAFDGLDAASGEVPPFVLWVLGSRDLSELTERSVAIVGTRASTSYGEHVTAEIAGDLAVDGWTVTSGAAFGIDGAAHRAALGVGGTTVAVLACGVDRAYPSGHARLLRQIVNSGAVVSEYPPGTTPAKFRFLARNRLVAALSDGVVVVEAGWRSGARNTANWARKLGHPVMAVPGPVTSASSAGCHRMIREGEAHLVANAVDVVEVSGPFNLVDSESDAAAVRDIDSLKGNSRLVYEALPGTGSRSTNELSEESGLLISQVRATLPLLELEGFVGSDGSGWFRAK, from the coding sequence ATGACCGCGCATGATCCGCAACAACTCGCCTGGGCATACCTGTCGACGGTTGCTCAAGGCCCGAGCGTTCACCTGTCGGCATTGGTCGAGCACCTCGGAGTCGAGGAGACCGCGCACGCAGTGAAGACCCGTGACCTGCCGTCATCGTTGGAGGAGAAGACTCGCGCCCGCGCACATATCGATACGGCGCAACGTGATCTGGATCTGATGGCCGCGATGGGCGGAAGGTTGGTCACACCGGATTCTCCCGAATGGCCGGCCTGGCGACTGCTCGCATTCGACGGGTTGGATGCAGCGTCGGGGGAGGTTCCGCCATTTGTTCTGTGGGTCTTGGGTTCTCGGGATCTTTCGGAATTAACGGAGCGTTCGGTGGCGATTGTGGGAACCCGGGCCTCGACGTCCTACGGGGAGCATGTCACCGCTGAGATCGCGGGCGATCTGGCAGTGGACGGTTGGACGGTTACCTCTGGTGCTGCCTTCGGAATCGACGGGGCAGCTCACCGTGCAGCATTGGGCGTCGGTGGGACCACAGTTGCAGTGCTGGCTTGCGGAGTGGATCGCGCTTATCCGTCAGGGCATGCGCGTCTATTACGTCAGATCGTGAACTCGGGCGCGGTGGTCAGTGAGTATCCACCGGGGACGACACCGGCGAAGTTCAGATTCTTAGCCCGAAACCGATTGGTCGCGGCATTATCCGACGGTGTGGTTGTTGTCGAAGCAGGATGGCGCAGCGGTGCGCGGAACACCGCGAATTGGGCGCGGAAACTCGGGCACCCGGTAATGGCTGTCCCCGGGCCGGTGACATCTGCCTCGTCGGCGGGTTGCCATCGAATGATCCGCGAAGGGGAAGCCCATTTGGTGGCGAATGCAGTGGACGTTGTAGAAGTCTCCGGACCCTTCAATCTTGTCGATTCGGAATCCGATGCCGCAGCTGTTCGTGACATCGACTCATTGAAGGGTAATTCTCGTCTCGTCTACGAAGCATTACCGGGAACCGGCTCGCGGAGCACGAATGAGTTGTCCGAGGAATCGGGGTTGCTGATTTCTCAGGTACGCGCAACGCTTCCGCTGCTCGAGTTGGAGGGATTTGTCGGTTCCGATGGCAGCGGATGGTTCCGTGCCAAATAG
- a CDS encoding histone-like nucleoid-structuring protein Lsr2, giving the protein MAEKLIRQLIDDLDGKPIDDGFGDRIEFSYQGTDYVIDLRATNAEKFDAAVKPFVDAAAKVTTRRGKKSQLTSPQATSGSGRSKETLQAIRDWAAKNGYEVAPRGRIKAEIIDAFDAAH; this is encoded by the coding sequence ATGGCTGAGAAGCTGATTCGTCAACTCATTGACGATCTCGACGGTAAGCCGATCGACGACGGTTTCGGTGATCGTATCGAGTTCTCCTACCAGGGAACCGATTATGTGATCGACCTTCGCGCTACCAATGCAGAAAAGTTCGACGCTGCGGTCAAGCCGTTCGTTGACGCTGCAGCCAAGGTGACCACTCGTCGCGGCAAGAAGTCGCAGCTCACATCTCCGCAGGCTACATCGGGTTCGGGGCGCTCCAAGGAGACTCTGCAGGCTATCCGTGACTGGGCCGCGAAGAATGGCTACGAGGTTGCACCGCGTGGCCGCATCAAAGCGGAAATCATCGACGCATTCGATGCAGCACACTAG
- a CDS encoding siderophore-interacting protein: MAKPTTTLTVLRTQKLTPHMVRVFLGGHGFDSFTPSAFSDSYVKIEFGTADDLVLRTYTIRSYDSKAREIAIDFVVHGDAGIAGPWAASVSAGAEITMRGPGGAFSPEISADWHLYAGDESAIPAISAAVERLSPDAIGYLVLEVGGVEDEIAINTPNGIVVNWVYRGASSDLVGDESAGDNAPLIAAVRALEWLPGSPQVFIHGEAQAVMHNLRSYIRKDRGVPAGSASISGYWRRGRTEEGFRVWKSELAASER, encoded by the coding sequence GTGGCCAAGCCGACAACAACGCTGACCGTCCTGCGTACGCAGAAATTGACCCCACACATGGTGCGGGTGTTTCTCGGCGGTCATGGGTTCGATAGCTTCACTCCCAGTGCGTTCAGTGACTCGTATGTGAAGATCGAATTCGGAACCGCCGACGACTTGGTGCTTCGGACGTACACGATCCGAAGTTACGACAGCAAGGCTCGCGAGATTGCGATCGATTTTGTCGTTCATGGTGACGCGGGGATAGCGGGCCCGTGGGCTGCGTCCGTGTCAGCTGGTGCTGAGATAACAATGAGAGGGCCCGGCGGCGCCTTTTCGCCGGAAATATCGGCGGATTGGCATCTCTATGCGGGTGACGAATCTGCCATTCCGGCAATTTCTGCCGCCGTAGAACGGCTTTCGCCCGATGCGATCGGTTACCTCGTCCTCGAAGTGGGTGGGGTCGAGGATGAGATTGCCATCAACACTCCGAATGGCATTGTCGTCAATTGGGTATACCGGGGAGCGTCCTCGGACCTGGTCGGCGATGAATCAGCCGGCGACAATGCGCCGCTAATCGCGGCAGTGAGGGCACTCGAATGGCTCCCGGGTTCTCCGCAGGTATTCATTCACGGCGAGGCGCAAGCTGTCATGCATAATCTGCGCTCGTACATCCGAAAGGATCGCGGTGTTCCGGCGGGATCCGCATCGATCTCAGGCTACTGGCGTCGTGGACGTACAGAAGAGGGATTCCGGGTCTGGAAGTCGGAGTTGGCAGCTTCCGAACGCTAG
- a CDS encoding multidrug effflux MFS transporter, which produces MLCILALISAIAPLATDMYLPGLPIMAESLDTSAASIQLTLTTFMAGLGIGQLIIGPISDGIGRRRLLLGAAAITTFASAACALAPTIEFLIGARLIQGLSGGAAIVLARACIADRARGDSAAKMFSIMMIIGGIAPVVAPLIGGVLLDPIGWRGIFWVLTIAGGIMVAGVITLVPETLPPERRHGGGLKALVANLGYVTGNRRYLGYALAFIFGFGALFSYISASPFVVQDVLGLTPSQFSMVFAVNAIGMVVAATITTRLLGRVSARTLLIFGVGLLVTAGTVLLCAAALFNSTNPATLLIPLFVSVSSIGFIMGNATALAQGEVTGAAGTGSALMGAGQFGLAAAVSPLVGIAGPDTAVPMAVAIPTFGLLAAVALTLLTRSGHAQEKLSTKS; this is translated from the coding sequence ATGCTGTGCATTCTCGCGCTGATTTCCGCAATTGCACCACTCGCCACCGACATGTATCTGCCAGGACTGCCGATCATGGCCGAGTCGCTCGACACATCCGCTGCCAGCATCCAGTTGACACTGACGACGTTCATGGCGGGGCTTGGAATCGGGCAACTGATCATCGGACCCATCTCGGACGGAATCGGGCGTCGACGCCTACTGCTCGGCGCTGCCGCGATCACCACATTCGCCAGCGCTGCCTGTGCTCTCGCCCCCACCATCGAATTTCTGATCGGTGCCCGTTTGATCCAGGGCCTGAGCGGCGGCGCGGCCATTGTGCTCGCCAGGGCTTGCATTGCGGATCGTGCTCGCGGTGACAGCGCAGCAAAGATGTTCAGCATCATGATGATCATCGGCGGAATCGCACCGGTGGTGGCTCCGCTGATCGGCGGAGTACTACTCGATCCGATCGGCTGGCGCGGCATCTTCTGGGTGCTGACGATCGCCGGCGGAATCATGGTTGCCGGCGTCATCACCCTGGTACCGGAAACATTGCCACCCGAGCGTCGGCACGGCGGCGGATTGAAAGCGCTCGTCGCGAACCTGGGTTATGTCACCGGCAACCGCCGCTATCTCGGCTACGCGCTGGCCTTCATCTTCGGATTCGGCGCCCTGTTCTCGTACATCTCCGCGTCACCGTTTGTCGTCCAGGACGTCCTGGGATTGACACCGTCACAATTCTCGATGGTGTTTGCGGTCAACGCCATTGGCATGGTTGTCGCTGCCACGATCACGACTCGATTGCTTGGCCGGGTCAGTGCACGGACGCTCTTGATCTTCGGAGTAGGCCTCCTCGTGACCGCTGGAACGGTGCTGCTGTGCGCCGCTGCACTTTTCAACTCAACCAATCCGGCCACACTGCTCATTCCGCTGTTCGTTTCGGTATCCAGCATCGGATTTATCATGGGCAATGCAACAGCGCTTGCGCAGGGCGAGGTCACCGGGGCAGCCGGTACCGGGTCCGCATTGATGGGCGCGGGCCAGTTCGGATTGGCGGCCGCAGTGTCGCCGCTAGTGGGAATTGCCGGACCGGATACCGCCGTTCCGATGGCTGTAGCAATTCCCACCTTCGGTTTGCTCGCCGCTGTGGCGTTGACACTGCTCACCCGAAGCGGTCATGCCCAAGAGAAATTGTCGACGAAGAGCTAG
- a CDS encoding tyrosine recombinase XerC: MTMRDDLPRELSIHLDAYAEHLRLGRGRSEHTIRAYVGDVRSLLQHLARQSADVELAELDLRVLRSWLAAQNAAGTARTTVARRVSSARGFTAWLAQTARIPADPGSRLTAPPAQRTLPVVLRQNQAIEAMEASKIGAQQRDPVALRDRLIMELLYSTGVRVGELCGLDLESVDADRRLLRVLGKGNKERSVPYGLPAESAIEQWLEAGRPMMATEKSGSALLLGKRGGRLDQRQARSVVHESVAAVPGAPNLAPHGLRHSAATHLLEGGADLRVVQELLGHSSLATTQLYTHVSVERLRAVHDQAHPRA; this comes from the coding sequence ATGACGATGAGAGATGACCTGCCGCGAGAGCTGTCGATCCATCTCGACGCATATGCCGAACATTTGCGCCTCGGGCGTGGACGTTCGGAGCACACTATCCGCGCCTACGTCGGCGATGTTCGTTCGTTGCTCCAGCATCTTGCCCGGCAGTCGGCTGACGTCGAACTGGCTGAACTGGATCTGCGGGTACTCCGTTCTTGGCTGGCCGCACAGAATGCGGCGGGAACGGCTCGAACAACGGTCGCGCGGCGAGTGTCGTCGGCGCGGGGATTCACGGCTTGGCTTGCACAGACTGCTCGTATTCCGGCGGACCCCGGCTCGCGGTTGACTGCGCCACCGGCCCAGCGGACCCTGCCGGTGGTGTTGCGTCAGAATCAGGCCATCGAGGCGATGGAAGCGTCGAAGATTGGTGCGCAACAACGTGATCCGGTTGCGCTTCGTGATCGATTGATCATGGAGCTTTTGTATTCCACCGGAGTTCGTGTGGGGGAACTGTGCGGACTCGACCTGGAATCCGTGGATGCAGATCGTCGTTTGTTGCGTGTCCTCGGTAAAGGAAACAAGGAGCGGTCGGTGCCGTACGGATTGCCGGCCGAATCGGCAATCGAGCAGTGGCTCGAGGCTGGACGGCCGATGATGGCGACGGAGAAATCGGGCAGCGCACTGTTGCTGGGCAAGCGCGGCGGACGGCTCGATCAACGCCAGGCGCGGTCGGTGGTGCACGAGAGCGTGGCGGCAGTTCCCGGAGCTCCGAACCTGGCGCCGCACGGACTTCGCCATTCGGCAGCGACACATTTGCTGGAAGGTGGAGCAGACCTTCGTGTAGTCCAGGAATTGCTCGGACATTCGAGCCTGGCGACTACTCAGCTGTATACGCATGTATCGGTCGAACGACTCCGGGCAGTCCACGATCAGGCGCATCCTCGAGCCTGA
- a CDS encoding MinD/ParA family ATP-binding protein produces the protein MNRQNVEHLPQAGQTAWVAEPTPIALVPVPVPEPQAWAQESWTAPPQAAGQSSQQQVTNQDLVADALLKRARRTPRGGWRRGLHRATGGFVNLGESNSDLRDQALVARIEQPIRNDYRIALLSLKGGVGKTTVTVGLGSTFASLRGDCVVAVDANPDFGTLAQRVPLQTPSTVRDLIAARPDINSYSDVRIHTSQAPSRLEVLASEQDPAISEAFSEDDYRQVIDILQVYYNIILTDCGTGIMHSAMTGVLDLANSLVLVSSPAVDGARSAAATLDWLQMHGYGHLVERTVVVVSAARPGSSVIDMDALTDYFMRRCRAVKVVPFDEHLAEGSIMDLELLRPATKRAFMELAAMVADDFADSAGRHAVAEWR, from the coding sequence GTGAATCGCCAAAACGTGGAACACCTGCCGCAGGCCGGCCAGACTGCCTGGGTTGCAGAACCGACTCCGATTGCCCTGGTGCCGGTCCCTGTGCCGGAACCTCAGGCGTGGGCACAAGAGTCGTGGACGGCGCCACCGCAGGCGGCCGGCCAGTCGAGTCAACAGCAAGTTACCAATCAGGATCTGGTTGCTGACGCATTACTGAAGCGGGCGAGACGGACTCCACGTGGCGGCTGGCGGCGGGGTCTCCACCGGGCTACCGGAGGGTTTGTCAATCTCGGAGAGTCCAATTCAGATCTCCGTGACCAGGCACTGGTGGCGCGGATCGAGCAGCCGATCCGAAACGACTACCGAATTGCCCTGCTCTCGCTCAAAGGGGGAGTGGGCAAGACAACGGTCACCGTCGGGCTCGGATCGACATTTGCCTCACTGCGCGGCGACTGTGTTGTAGCTGTCGACGCCAACCCGGATTTCGGGACGTTGGCGCAGCGTGTTCCATTGCAGACGCCGTCGACAGTCCGGGATCTGATCGCGGCGAGGCCGGACATCAACAGTTACTCGGATGTGCGGATCCACACGTCGCAGGCGCCCAGTCGGCTCGAGGTTTTGGCGAGCGAGCAGGATCCGGCTATCTCCGAGGCGTTCAGCGAAGATGACTATCGCCAGGTCATCGACATTTTGCAGGTGTACTACAACATCATCCTGACGGACTGTGGAACCGGAATCATGCATTCCGCCATGACGGGGGTTCTCGACCTCGCCAACTCACTGGTGCTGGTCAGTTCGCCCGCAGTGGACGGCGCGCGCAGTGCTGCCGCAACCTTGGACTGGTTGCAGATGCATGGATACGGGCATCTGGTGGAACGCACTGTTGTTGTTGTCAGCGCCGCGCGCCCCGGTTCGAGTGTCATCGACATGGACGCGCTCACCGATTACTTCATGCGTCGGTGCCGGGCGGTCAAGGTTGTGCCCTTCGATGAACACCTCGCTGAAGGATCGATCATGGACCTGGAGCTGCTCCGGCCTGCAACCAAGCGGGCGTTCATGGAGTTGGCTGCAATGGTTGCCGACGATTTCGCTGATTCCGCCGGGCGTCACGCCGTTGCAGAATGGCGCTGA
- a CDS encoding M23 family metallopeptidase: protein MTPSALLRRIAVTLCTPAVMAALSNSPTAVAEAQFDWPLMPRPRVERVFDNPEKNWLPGHRGVDLAGTVDQAVLSAGAGTVAFAGTVAGKPVVSVDHVGGVRTTYEPVTAVVAAGERVGIGTVIGTLEPGHEGCAAAACLHWGLRRGREYLDPLGLIHDQPLRLKPLRR from the coding sequence ATGACACCTTCTGCATTGCTTCGGCGAATCGCCGTCACACTGTGCACGCCGGCCGTGATGGCTGCCTTGTCGAACAGCCCGACGGCCGTCGCGGAGGCGCAATTCGACTGGCCGTTGATGCCCCGGCCCCGGGTGGAGCGCGTCTTCGACAATCCCGAGAAGAACTGGCTCCCCGGGCATCGCGGTGTCGACCTGGCTGGAACCGTCGATCAGGCGGTGCTTTCAGCCGGCGCTGGAACCGTGGCCTTCGCCGGGACAGTTGCGGGAAAGCCGGTGGTATCCGTCGACCATGTCGGCGGCGTCCGAACAACCTATGAACCAGTCACGGCAGTGGTCGCGGCAGGTGAACGTGTGGGAATCGGAACGGTGATCGGCACACTCGAACCGGGACACGAGGGCTGCGCCGCGGCCGCCTGTCTCCATTGGGGGCTACGACGCGGCCGTGAGTACCTGGATCCTCTCGGATTGATCCATGATCAGCCGCTCCGACTCAAACCACTTCGACGCTGA
- the rpsB gene encoding 30S ribosomal protein S2, giving the protein MPVVTMRQMLDSGTHFGHQTRRWNPKMKRFILTDRNGIYIIDLQQTLTYIDKAYEFVKETVAHGGSVLFVGTKKQAQESIASEATRVGMPYVNQRWLGGMLTNFTTVHKRLIRLKELEAMEQTGGFEGRTKKEILMLTREMTKLDRTLGGIRDMAKVPSAVWIVDTNKEHLAVAEARKLNIPVIAILDTNCDPDLVDYPIPGNDDAIRSAALLTKVVASAVAEGLQARAGLSADKDAKPETAAGEPLAEWEQELLSDVAPAAEAAPAEEAAPAAEAEAAPAAEAPATEA; this is encoded by the coding sequence ATGCCCGTTGTAACTATGCGGCAGATGCTTGACAGCGGTACCCACTTCGGGCACCAGACCCGTCGTTGGAACCCGAAGATGAAGCGTTTCATCTTGACCGACCGCAACGGCATCTACATCATCGACCTCCAGCAGACGCTGACGTACATCGACAAGGCGTACGAGTTCGTCAAGGAGACGGTTGCCCACGGCGGCAGCGTCCTCTTCGTCGGCACCAAGAAGCAGGCACAGGAGTCCATCGCTTCTGAGGCCACTCGCGTCGGAATGCCCTACGTCAACCAGCGTTGGCTCGGCGGCATGCTCACCAACTTCACGACCGTCCACAAGCGTCTCATCCGCCTCAAGGAGCTTGAGGCAATGGAGCAGACCGGTGGATTCGAAGGTCGCACCAAGAAGGAAATCCTCATGCTCACGCGTGAGATGACCAAGCTGGATCGCACCCTCGGTGGTATCCGCGACATGGCCAAGGTTCCTTCCGCTGTGTGGATCGTCGACACCAACAAGGAGCACCTGGCAGTTGCCGAGGCTCGCAAGCTGAACATCCCGGTCATCGCGATCCTGGACACCAACTGCGACCCCGACCTCGTCGACTACCCGATCCCGGGCAACGACGACGCCATCCGCTCCGCAGCACTGCTCACCAAGGTTGTCGCTTCCGCGGTTGCCGAGGGCCTGCAGGCGCGTGCCGGACTGAGCGCCGACAAGGACGCAAAGCCCGAGACCGCAGCCGGCGAGCCCCTCGCAGAGTGGGAGCAGGAACTGCTCTCCGACGTTGCACCCGCTGCTGAAGCTGCTCCCGCCGAAGAAGCAGCTCCGGCTGCCGAGGCTGAAGCTGCCCCCGCCGCAGAGGCACCGGCCACCGAGGCCTGA